In the Urocitellus parryii isolate mUroPar1 chromosome 1, mUroPar1.hap1, whole genome shotgun sequence genome, GTCTAAAATAACACTTGAAGTAAAAAGGCTTCAAGTTGATAAAACTTAATTAAGTCTTTAAAGTATCTTACTGTTAacttacatgtatgtatatatattttttgtttagtttttgcacttctgggaattgagcccactaagctatatcccctaccctcttttattttttattttgaaacagggtcttgctaaaattgctggggctggcctcaaatttgcagattcttctgcctcagcctcctgacttgctgggTTTACTGGTGTATATCACCAGTCACAGCCAATTACATCTTTTGCCAGATGgcaaaagttgattttattctgGAATCTCAGAGGAAATTTAATGTTACTCATCTTGAGAAGAGAGAAATTTTGAAACTTTGTCTTGGATATccagaatttacattttattaaatagtgTTTCTCTTAAATGTCTgtgtataattgtttttaaatctagGAACATAggtcaatttaaaatattttttttccatcactgTTTACTGAAGCTATTTCATATAGGCAAATATAAAGTTAACTCGGCATTTTCCAATCCGGTAAAATTTAGGAAACATGTTGTGTTGTGAAgactcaatttattttttcacataagcTCTTTTGAAATGTTGGCTAATTCTCAGAACCATcaaaatgtgataaataaattGAGGTTTGAAGGAAAGTTTGGgattaaaaactgaaaagtagaAATGTCATCTTATATAAATGTATTGGTAGTTATAATCTAAATACTTAATCAGACCATAAAAAAGATTAAgacttgtatatttttataaactgtaCATAAAGTTTGTTTATTATTCATGGGGGGGGCATCATCAATCAAATGTAAAACCTGCCTTTGTTACcatgaaatctaaatcaaataagatgatcattttctgttttcctttaaaactttGAAGTGATAAAGTTGTTGATgcattttgatgaatttttattctttgtattgaCTTGTAGATATGACAGAAGGTTAAAAAGCAGTCGACTTGAGGTATTTAGTGAATATGGCAACTCATTTCTTTGAGGGAATTATTTTCAAAGTGAataatcacattttctcttttttaggaGGAAGTAAACATCCCGAGTAGGCGGGTTCTAATTACTGGTGCCACTGGACTCCTTGGCAGAGCTGTATACAAAGAATTTCACCAGAATAATTGGCATGCTGTTGGTTGTGGTTTTAGAAGAGCAAGACCAAAATTTGAACAGGTTAATCTGTTGGATACTAATGCAGTTCATCACATCATTCATGAATTTCAGGTATGGTTGTCTGTTTATTTAAATACACACATGAATTATTAAGGATTTTCTAGATGACATAGAAAATGTGCTTGTCGAGagggaaaataatatatttaaaagcacCCACAATATTCAGTACTGTTTATTGTAGCATGACAAAGGTATATGTAATCATTAAAAAGCTTAGGGTGATACAGGTTGGCAAAGACAAAAACTTAAGCTTTTCATAAAATCCTTCATATTTGTGAATGACTTCtaagttaaaaacatttttcaaaaattacataGTTTATCTATATATCTGAAACACCTACATCagaatcattttgaaaacatgttcTCAGGTCTCATTCCCTGAGATTGTAACTCGGGAAATCATCCCTCTTGGGGTCCAGAATGTTGCATTTTAAGAAGCACTCCAGATTATATACTTACAGTCTTGGAAGCACTCAATGATTATGTCTCCTTAATTGATTGTTGAGAAGGAGTAAACTTGGTATATGATACACTGCCTCTGTCAGTCGTCTTGTTAGATCTTAGCTATCGCTCAGCTCCTCTGGCAACTAGGTGCCTTTTGTCTAAGAGGACCTTTTATAGACCTTTATCTTGCTGTCTGTCACATCAGTGAAATTCTCTTTACATTCGTCTTTTCCACTAGATTATGAAATTCTTGGTCTTCCCAAAATAACTGTTTTATAGGTGGCAGTCTGGATGCTCAACTAGGAATATGTACTTGCGCATACTTGATTTTCATTAAGCAATTGATCaaaaaatttttgatttaaaTTTGCAATTGATAATACTTCCCCTTtgtcataaatatattaaatattaggtCTCCCATTCAAATCGGgagattaaaatttattttgatacttaAATTCTATTTCTACATAGTTGGGAGagttttttctgatttttttctaaggattacaaaatttttctttgggCGGgcttattatatatatttgaggAAATTTGAACCTTCGGGGCAATGAAGAAATGTGACAAGACTACATTAAAGATTAACAGTGATCAATTTATTCTTAGTTGAAGAAATATTGATTTAAGgaacatttttctctgaattaatTTACTCTGGAAAAGCTGTAATTCCTCTAATTTATTCCATTTtggattaaaaatacattaatgcTTACCTTCCAGCCTCATGTCATAGTACATTGTGCAGCAGAGAGAAGACCAGATGTTGTAGAGAATCAGCCAGATGCTGCTTCTCAACTTAATGTGGATGCGTCTGGGAATTTAGCTAAGGAAGCAGGTAATGATGACTTCAtaaaatcttcataaaatattaaatcatccctgagtttttaaagattaaagttTTATAGATGAGTTATAAGAGATTTGTAATATTGCACAGAACACACTGTTCTAAATTCCACTGAAGAGTAATGTCTTGTAAAAGACTtaatagattcatttttttcttttgtagctgCAATTGGAgcatttctcatttatattagCTCAGATTATGTATTTGATGGAACAGATCCACCTTACAGTGAGGAAGACATACCAAGTCCCCTAAATTTGTATGGTAAAACAAAATTAGAAGGAGAAAAGGCAGTCCTGGAGAATAACTTGGGTAAGACATTCCTCTTTAGCCCCTGATTAAAgttttgcagaaattttatttaggagagatatggttttgttttgggttttttaatcAAGGAATATAAATCATTGgagaaaaattagagaatatagttaataaaaaagaaaaaacaaggattttttaaaatcctgaaggATTTGTACATTCTAGAGTTTTTCCCGCACTAtcaatatatgcatatacatctttgcaactttcttttttttttttttccttcttttgaggtactggggattgaaccctgggacatTCTAcatgaattacatccccagtcatccctccccctccacttttttttttttctttttttgagcagggtttcactaaattgttgGGGCTGGCCTATATCTTATCTTCTtaccttagtctcccaagtcactggtaatataagtgtgcaccatcatgcctaaCTCATCTTTATAATTGCTATGTTCTACtttgaataaaatgttctttattgttttttcttttaatctggcATCCAATCAgcattatttattgtatttgttgtcctataggttttatttttaatgattataataTAGAAATTGGGGGCCAGGTGTAGGGGTAGAcaacttgtaatcctagcaatttagcaaaacttctctcaaaataaaatataataaaggactggggatgtagctcagtggtaaaagcattctggattcaaaccctagtaccgattaaaaaataataataataataatgttaaagtTACATGTAAACACATCCCAAGTGACAAAAGATGTTTATCGTATTCAAGATCATGTTTATTAAGTTGGCATGATAACAGGTGAGCTGTgttattttggtatatttttgttAAAAGGCAAGTTTTTTATTGTGATACTCCTTAAATCCACATATTGTTCTTTTATCAAAACCTAGGAAACAATAGGTTTTAAAACGTCTGTTTATATTAATCTCTAGGAGCTGCTGTTTTGAGAATTCCTGTTCTGTATGGAGAAGTTGAAAAGCTTGAAGAAAGTGCTGTGACGGTCATGTTTGATAAAGTGCAGTTCAGCAACAAGTCAGCAAACATGGACCATTGGCAGCAGAGGTTTCCCACACATGTCAAAGATGTGGCTACTGTGTGTCGACAACTGGCAGAAAAGAGAATGCTGGTGAGTCTTTGGCAGGAATGGTTCCTAGCTTCCATCTTAATAAAGATTCACTTGTCTTTTCCATGCTTAAACTTTCATAGCTACACTTGGAGTGTCAGAGAAAGTTAAAAATGCCTTTTTGAAACTaggaaaccaaacaaaaatagtttttaggTAATACACTATATTCATAAAGGATAAAAACATTcccatgtttgtttatttcttacatatttacagaccccatctttttttttcttctttttttttttgcagagtgaCAGAAAATTTGTAGTTGTTGTTTAGGTAATAAACTAATTACCTAATATCttttcgaacccagggccttgtgcatgtaaggcaggcactctaccaactgagctatgtccccagccactaatgtcttttttgtttgtttggtactgggaactgaacccaggggtccttaatctctgagccacatcaatggcttttttaatattttattttgaaacaggatcccGCCGAGTtgttttagggccttgctaaatttctgaggcttgctttgaactcacgattctcctgcctcagcctcctgaaccactgggattacaggtgttcaccactgcacccagcatcaCCTGATGACTTAGAAGTTTTGTTGATTGATATATGTAGTACCAGCCAGGctaggtggtgcacacctataatcctagtgacttgggaagctgaggtaggagaattgcaagttcaaggcccacctcagcaatttagtaaggctccaagcaacttaacaacctatctcaaaattaaaaaggcagctggggggtgtagctcaatggttaagttcccctggttcaatccctggtaccccccccagaAAATTGTAGTGCCAAAGAAGAATCTAAGTAGGAATTTAGTCATTTTATCCACATTGAGAATAATTgatggggcatggtggtgcatgtctgtaatccctgtgacttgggaagctgaggcaggcatattgaaagtttgaggtcagtgatgatttttgtttataaaaggctatggatgtagctcagtgataaagcaccccatagatttagtccccagtactgccaaaagaaaaaaaaaagtttgtattttgttttgaataagagttaattttaaatatttgagaaagttGGCACTAAATAGAAGGTCTATAGAATTAGGGACAGATTTAAAGTTTTGTTAATAGCACggttcaaaatatatatatatatatatatatatatatatatatatatatatatatatatatatatatatatatatatatatatatatatatatatatatatatatatatatttgattttttccccccctgttaccagggattgaactgggggcacttgaccaccgagacatgtcccagccctattttgtatattattgagagacaggatctcactgatttgcCTAAGACCTCAGCCtcctagcctctgggattacaggtgtgaccaccacacctggctgtattttgattttttttttttgagtagtatattatttataataagaatatttaattatCTTGGAAAAAATGCTTATTTGGTTTTAGCCTTTTAGAATAATTTGAAGTATTCATTAACTTAGTCTATTTCCatgaaaatgtcttaattttcagggttattattatgtaaaattagaggcatttacatttttatttcaaaaaagttCTTCAcaatgaattttagaaaaatattttgtgtgtgtgcttaacTGGTAAGAGTAATAGGAATTGTATTTTTAGATAATTGTGGAAAGTATTCCAGAAAATGAATGTTGCATTTTAATTCTTGGATCTTTTATAAATTAGCTTTCTTGTCAAATCTATCATTCCATTCAACCCAAAAGTTTgaaactattttgaattttttgtgtCCTTATTCATAGGACCCATCAATTAAGGGAACCTTTCACTGGTCTGGTAATGAACAGATGACCAAGTATGAAATGGCATGTGCAATTGCAGATGCCTTCAACCTCCCCAGCAGTCACTTAAGACCTGTAAGTACATGGCATTTAAAAACTCCTGACTTCTTAAAAAGTCTAGATCCTTCACTGTAGTGTGTATTATTGTTTGTTGCTTTTGGATAACATTATTTCCTGGTACTAATCAGAGTGAACTTTGCTCATATGTTTTCAGTTTGTAGTGATACTTTTCTCTAAATtattatctgtttaaaaaaaaaaaaaagtccatgagTATTGATGAAGTTAAATGTCTGCCATCAAAATAATACTTTACTTCCAGGGATGATACAAATCAGTTTTCTGGAACTATATGCAAAATGatataagaataaaatcctgAAGGTGTGGTCCTTCATtgacttgcaattttttttttctcccttaaagATCACTGACAGCCCAGTCATAGGAGCACAACGTCCACATAATGCTCAGCTTGACTGTTCCAAATTGGAGACCTTGGGCATTGGCCAGCGAACACCATTTCGAATTGGAATCAAGGAATCACTCTGGCCTTTCCTCATTGACAAGAGATGGAGACAGACAGTCTTTCactagtttgtgttttttttttttttttaaatgaaaagtatatagTATGTggcactttttaaagaaaaaaggaaatagttTTGTATGGGTACTCTTTAATTGTGACTCTTAAATAAATCTTTCAGGTAAATGATGCTCTTGCACTAGTGAAATTGTCTAAAGAAACTATAGGGCAGTGATGCTTTATTTAGTGatgatttttgtttatcataTTTGTTCTGGCTTAATTtgcaatttgaaataaaattatgattcttaaatatttcaaGCCAGGATGAATCAATCTGCTGTAGACTTATTTTGTATGAAATGCATTGTTCATTTCTACGAGTTctgtattttcaggtttttttttttttttttaagctgttgaCTGGTATGTTGATTGTTTAAAGTGTGAAGTCATACAAAAATCATTGGTGTTCATTATGTGCTTTGCTTGAGCTCAgatcaaaatatttgaagaaagaaactttatttttgcaACTTAAGTACAGTTTTTATGCTTGAGATACTTCAATATGTTATGTATATGGGAACTTCTGCAgcttgatgcctcctgctttcctAGCAGTGTATGGTGAGCATTTgagagagtgtgtatgtgtatttttaaatataaatatagaactGTTCTTTTCATCCCATgttgctaagtaatatttcatatgtgtggttataataataataataataataataatagatcttGTAATTCTTTTGACCACTcatgaataataaatatgtacTGCTGGCATGTAATGCTTAGTTTTcctgtattctttttaaatgtaatgcCTAaacaattgttcttttttttttttaaaagaaaattatattgttatgtaaTATCTGATGCATACAAAAAGTAGTTTATGTATGTTGAGAGAAAGCACACCAATAAATTGAACACTGAAGAACTCACCACTGGAATCTACAGTGTGACTTTATCTGCTTGTactaactgaataaaaataactaatcATGTGTATTATGCATTTACAAAGATTTACAAAGAATATACCTTCTTAAAAATGCAGAGTATTTGAATATGTTGCAAATTGCTATGTAATTTTCAGGTGACCTTGGCTGGGACAGTACTTGAGTTCTTAGTAAGGGAAGCCAGGAAGGTAAATTGACTCCTATGACTTGGCTGCTTCTATTCAGTAGTCATTGCAAATATTCTAATTTCACTTTTGAAGTGTTCTTTTCCCagattatgttttatttctgtcattGGACACAGTATTTCTAATTTCCTAATATACTTAAAATTTGGGGATTAGAGTGGATCATACTTGGGTAATTTGGTTAAAACAGCAATTCCCAGGTGCCATATAACCCTGGACCTGCTGAAATGGAACTTTGGAAATTGAGGCCTACTCATCtaggaggtttttttgttttttattttgtttttaattatggaTTGAACCTAtaggaacttaaccactgagccacatccccagcccttgctatAATTTTGAGAGGGgatcttcctaaattgcttagggccttgctaaatagcCGAGGTTGGGTTTGAAATCacaatcatcctgcttcagccactgggattacatgcatgtgccgcCACCACCCCCAGTCTCATCTAGTTTTAAATACTTCCTGAGTGTTTCTAAGGTAGCCAGTGTGACACTTGCATTTggcaaatgctttaaaaaaaaaaaagtgtatttaagTTGCTACATATCATATAGccccaaattaaaaaacttcagAGAATAGAAACCTCATTCTTTTCTAGCCACCCATTTTCCATCTGTGCAAGAAACCAATATAGATCATGTTTCTAGAGGTATTTTGCATATACAAGAATATACTcaaagactggggttgtggctcagtggtacagtgcctgcctaacacatgtgaggcactgggtttaatcctcaacaccacataaaaatagattgtgtccatctacaactaaagaaatatataaaaatgtgtgtcCATACTCTCCCTATCACTCTTACACAAAGAGTGGTATGATATACATTTTGCCACCTTAGTTTTCACTTAGGTTGTTCTATATAGAGAGAgtctttgaaatttcaaaatgaagttttaaatctTACAGAAAAGTTGCCCTAAGTACAGGGACCTTTATTCCCTTTTCCAGGGCCTCCATTTGTCAGctgttatatacatgtatattttctgtgttttttttaaatacacacatatgctATATTTTCCCTGAACTATTTAAGTTGAAGTCATGGTGCCTTGTCACTTCAGTGTGTTTTATAAGAATAGAATTGCACTTACACATGactcattaaaaattcaataaggtATGGACCCCCATTCAAATTTCATTAGGTAACCCAGTAATGTCCTTAATAGGGCTGCCAGTTCCAGAAGTACTCATGGCATTTGTTGCCATGTTGCTTAAGCTTCAATCTGGAAGAGTTCCTTGATCTTGACATCTCCCTACATAAGAAGCCAGAAAATTCACATTGGTAACTTCCAATCCAGTTTTATCATCAGGGTTTATTTTAGCTTCTCTCTTTGCGTATTTGTAGCTCCTTTCTCTTACAGAAACCTATCTCCCGTTATTCTAAATAAGAGAAACCTATCTCTcattattcttaatatattttcccaattcatttataaaatccaACTGATCAAAAGTCCACCCACTCATCACACAAGTCTCCATGAGACAGCTGAGCGTTTCCAGACTACTGCCCCTCCCTCATGCCAGTGGCTAAGCAGACCCCTGTAGTGGGCCCAAAGCCCACAGCATACTGCAGTAACAGCCACACAGGCCAACAGGTACCAGCAAACCACCAAAAGGAGGAGCTAAGTATTCCTTTCATTATTCCATTATGTCAATGAATAAAACCAATTTAATCATTCTGTAACTGATGTGCTTAGACTATAAACTCCTAATAGCATTCTTTGAATGAGCTGTGTAAAGCTTTCACGTTTGTCAGATTTCATTCTGTGTCCACAAGTATCCATATATGCTACACATCCCAAATGTGTATCTGCGGAATAAGATCAGAAGAAAAGGCGTGGACACACCTATaaataatcccagcaatttggctgaggagggaggacacAAGTTCAAGTTGAACCTttgcaattcagtgagatcctgactaaaaatgaaaagagctgaggaggtagctcagtagtaaggtttctctgggttcaatccccagtaccaagggaaaacattttttttttccaggaaaaaagtCATTATTAGAATGACTGCTGAAGGTTTCCTCATCCTTTGTTTTGCTCCTGTTTTTGAAGGGCTGTTGGGAAAGAGTGGgaggaaattaaattttcttttgagtcagAATGAGGGCTTTAAATCAAGGACAAGCAGCTCGAGATATGGTGTGTCTCAATATGTGAGAGGTACATCTTGAACATATCTCAGTCTGTATACTTAAGACACTTTCATGTCGTAAAGTTGTTACTTCACATGGGTTTTAATACAGACTAGTAATCACTTCAGCCATTGTCAAAAAGTGGGAAATACACTGCTGTCCAGTAGCAAAACCTTTCAAAAAACTACTGGAGTTTAAattaaatctttgaaaaataatctcATTAACAATATGACAGGTTTTAAATCAAAGTCAAGCAGGTCATGAGCTTTTTGACTTAAAGGCAGcattatatatatagtaaaaagaAATGACCAAATTTGGATTTGAATGTGATTCTGCCAGGTGCTAGTGGCAAATGTATAAGTCAGCTTcatgttgttataacaaaatgcctgcgGCAGTACACTTGAGAGGTCTATTTTGACTCACTGTTCTCAAGGTTCTAGTCCAGGATGAAGTGGTGCCATTTCTTTGGTCCTCTAGCAAGAGCAGCACATCATGTCAAGAGAGCATGTGGAATAAATCACTTCTACcgtgagccaggaagcagaaatgaaaacagaaaacattatgGGACATCATAGTCCGTCCCTGTAAGGGCttgtccccaatgacctaaggacctccgaCTCGTCCCAACCTCCTAAAAATCCCACCAACCTACCTACCAAGCCTTTTAAATATGGACCGTTGGGGGATATTCATCATCCAAACTATACCACCAAGTTACTTTTACTTTATGAACTTCAAGTCttttttagaattaaatgaaTATCCCCCTTTTTTCAGACCTATTATAGAAATTCTTGGAAAAGAGATATTTGCAAATATGGCTGCAAAATTCCCAAATGGTTAAAGGTTGAGATTTGGGGGAGAGGTGCTGTACTTGTTATTGTCAATATTACCTTCACTTTTAGTCAAAAgatattaagaatttcaaaaataatattactagtggtttttatttgtgacttaaaaactaattttccaagttttctgcaataaaattatatgaaataaaataaaattatatatggtaGGTAGGTTGGTGGGATTTTTAGGAGTTGGGGACTAGTGGGAgatccttaggtcattggggacaaGCCTTTACAGGGACTATGAGGTCCCATAatgctttctgttttcatttctgcttcctggctcatgatAGAAGTGTACTTGTAATATTCTGGAAATAAACTTTGAGAGATttcaaagataaattatttttgcaatgTCTTTTGCCTAATGACTTCTGAAACTTCTGTATTTTGCCACAGAAATGGTAAAATACTTGAATTTATATGCACATAATTTTATCTCTGGAAATTGgatacattcaaattcatgtatTTACTTGCAAATGATTTATATAGAAAGATGGCTATGAAATTGCTCAGCTCTACTTACAATCGTTCTGCTTTCCATAGTCCCCACCTTGATTCTAATTTATAACATACATTCTAATTTATAACATTAAACAATTCTGATTTTTTGCCAGTTTGTTATAGAACTCAAAATATGTtgccttaaaaatgtaaatttgataTAAAGGCCTCAAAATATTCTAATGTGAGATGCTAAAACTTATCCATGATAAGTCAAACACCTTGGCAGTATGGAGGGctgggaatgattttttttttcctcctacagTATTATCCCCCAGGCTTTAAGTCCTccgaaaattaaaaatgtgtttatggtTCTGGCTTTCAGAGGTGTTCTTCCATAGTTAGAATTCACACTGAAAAGAGAAGATGAGGATTAATGATGGAAAAAATGCATGCTATATGACAAAATTTCATATATGACATAAAATTTTCTGACACCATTTATCTCATTGGATAACATGTCTTCTCAGAAGCACCAGGGATTTTGATCATTCCTAatgtcaacttaaaaaaaaacactcaatttCTCTAGATGACCCATTACAGATCCATCCTGTGTGATTTACATAATTCTGCCAAACCTAAGTTAGTAAGTTTAATATGATTTCTATCTACAGATGAGTTTATCAGGCTTGggctatttcttttatttaaaatcttaaaggGAGTTGTTTGTAAGCTGGCGAGAATGTTCGTGagaattagtacaaccactttggaaaataggaGATTCCttaaagactaggaatgaaaacTACCGTATGACCCAGTATCCCACTCAGTATTtatataaaagaactaaaatcaacataaTGTATTGATACATGCATAGCAATATTGATAGCAGCAGAATTTACAATGGCCACATTATAGAACCAGATTAGGTGTCCTCAGTGACAGCTGGATGTAGAAAATGTTGTCTACATATgcagtggagttttactcagtcacaaagaaaaatgaaatcacagcgtttgctggtaaatggatgaaactggacaACATTGTGATGAGTGAAATAAATCATACtaaaaaagtcaaaggttgaagaTTTCATAAGCAGAAGAtagaaataaggaattttttaaaaggttggaGTGAAGGGAGAACaatagagtaaaggaaggggaatgagagagaggaagaagagatgagAAAGGGGAGGCACacagaatgaaattaaccaaaataTGTCATGTGCATGCATGAAGCTGTCACAGAAAGTTCTACTTTCATGTATGACTATAAAGCACTGATGAAAAATAGatcagtagggctggggttgtggctaagtggtagagcacttgcctagcatgtgtgaggccctgggtttgattctcagcaccacctataaataaatgaataaaataaagacccatcaacatctaaaaaaaaaaaaatagatcagtaCAAAAAGTGTTCCTAATAATATGTGAACTGTGGTGAATGGATTGGTTGTATTTCAACTTTagactcttttaaaaagaaagtttttattttgaaaagaatactacatacaaaaaaattgcataaaatatagatacaatttaaagaataatgataAATTTTCATACCTAACACCCACGTTAAGAAATACAACTTCATGAATACCTTAGAAGCTCTCTAAATACTTTTCCCCTATTGTGTGTGTATTAGGATtttctagagagagaaaaaaaaaatagtgtgtgtgtgtgtgtgtgtgtgtgtgtgttataaggtgttgggagccattctcacacgtgatcgggtgcctcccgttgagggtctgaggcactttggcaaaagtcgaagtttttcccggccctctcctgatgagagagcccatccgtgtgggggtgtgcctgaccactgaccccggggacccaatcgctgaccctgaccttggagtgcagccccccctcaaccttcattggatggaattctcccctgaatctctggtt is a window encoding:
- the Mat2b gene encoding methionine adenosyltransferase 2 subunit beta isoform X1 yields the protein MVGREKELSIHFVPGSCRLVEEEVNIPSRRVLITGATGLLGRAVYKEFHQNNWHAVGCGFRRARPKFEQVNLLDTNAVHHIIHEFQPHVIVHCAAERRPDVVENQPDAASQLNVDASGNLAKEAAAIGAFLIYISSDYVFDGTDPPYSEEDIPSPLNLYGKTKLEGEKAVLENNLGAAVLRIPVLYGEVEKLEESAVTVMFDKVQFSNKSANMDHWQQRFPTHVKDVATVCRQLAEKRMLDPSIKGTFHWSGNEQMTKYEMACAIADAFNLPSSHLRPITDSPVIGAQRPHNAQLDCSKLETLGIGQRTPFRIGIKESLWPFLIDKRWRQTVFH
- the Mat2b gene encoding methionine adenosyltransferase 2 subunit beta isoform X3; this encodes MPEMPEDMEQEEVNIPSRRVLITGATGLLGRAVYKEFHQNNWHAVGCGFRRARPKFEQVNLLDTNAVHHIIHEFQPHVIVHCAAERRPDVVENQPDAASQLNVDASGNLAKEAAAIGAFLIYISSDYVFDGTDPPYSEEDIPSPLNLYGKTKLEGEKAVLENNLGAAVLRIPVLYGEVEKLEESAVTVMFDKVQFSNKSANMDHWQQRFPTHVKDVATVCRQLAEKRMLDPSIKGTFHWSGNEQMTKYEMACAIADAFNLPSSHLRPITDSPVIGAQRPHNAQLDCSKLETLGIGQRTPFRIGIKESLWPFLIDKRWRQTVFH
- the Mat2b gene encoding methionine adenosyltransferase 2 subunit beta isoform X2, which encodes MVGREKELSIHFVPGSCRLVEEEVNIPSRRVLITGATGLLGRAVYKEFHQNNWHAVGCGFRRARPKFEQVNLLDTNAVHHIIHEFQPHVIVHCAAERRPDVVENQPDAASQLNVDASGNLAKEAGAAVLRIPVLYGEVEKLEESAVTVMFDKVQFSNKSANMDHWQQRFPTHVKDVATVCRQLAEKRMLDPSIKGTFHWSGNEQMTKYEMACAIADAFNLPSSHLRPITDSPVIGAQRPHNAQLDCSKLETLGIGQRTPFRIGIKESLWPFLIDKRWRQTVFH